One window of Chionomys nivalis chromosome 10, mChiNiv1.1, whole genome shotgun sequence genomic DNA carries:
- the Dact1 gene encoding dapper homolog 1 isoform X2, which yields MKPDAAREPEPLIPGRGAEPEARWRERGEADMERQRTRERQEATLAGLAELGYLRQRQELLVRGALRCSGTSATVAPRSGELRGEAAQRSRLEEKFLEENILLLRRQLNCLRRRDAGLLNQLQELDKQISDLRLDVEKTSEEQLETDSRPSSGFYELSDGASGSLSNSSNSVFSECLSSCHSSTCFCSPLEAALTISDGCPKSADVNPKYQCDLVSKNGNDVYRYPSPLHAVAVQSPMFLLCLTGSSLREEEGLGSHANDICLGSELNAPKADNSLPSPSSLWSTPHPSASSKKMDGYILSLVQKKTHPVRTNKPRTSVNADPTKGLLRNGSVCVRVPGVVVPQGSGVNLKNTKQSCSPSGGIASLETGPFSPPKQRSKDSKAEPLESKRLALPEGCSASAAMEPPSKHLPKTSKAASQELARCPAGLGESPKESGQVSAVSPKASPDRGPVAPVENKAPQPQKKMPQKGGLQALPAVDRPPLDFKSEGSSQSLEEGPLVKAQFIPGQQAGARPHRAHRNPGVARSATLKARGPAVPEHGLPTVREKTRAAGKKCRFPDDSDTNRKLRKASSKGRRSGPPDAGLPGRALGAGGHRAGGRAHAHGREPVVAKPKHKRTDYRRWKSSAEVSYEEALRRARRARREHGGAYPVAVALPYPSPYAYVASDSEYSAECESLFHSTVVDTSEDEQSNYTTNCFGDSESSVSEGEFVGESTTTSDSEESGGLIWSQFVQTLPLQTVTAPDLHTCPTKTFVKIKASHNLKKKILRFRSGSLKLMTTV from the exons ATGAAGCCCGACGCTGCGCGCGAGCCGGAGCCGCTGATCCCCGGCCGGGGCGCCGAGCCCGAGGCGCGCTGGCGCGAGAGGGGCGAGGCGGACATGGAGCGACAGCGCACCCGCGAGCGCCAGGAGGCCACGCTGGCGGGGCTGGCGGAGCTGGGGTACCTGCGGCAACGCCAGGAGCTGCTGGTGCGCGGCGCGCTGCGCTGCTCCGGGACCTCGGCGACTGTCGCGCCGCGCTCCGGGGAGCTGCGAGGGGAAGCGGCGCAGCGCAGCCGTCTGGAGGAGAAGTTCCTGGAGGAGAACATCTTGCTGCTGCGGAGGCAGTTG AACTGCTTGAGGAGAAGAGATGCTGGTCTGCTGAATCAGCTGCAGGAACTTGACAAACAGATAAGTGACCTGAGACTGGATGTTGAAAAGACATCCGAAGAGCAGCTGGAGACGGACAGCCGGCCTAGCTCAG GGTTTTATGAGCTGAGTGATGGGGCTTCGGGATCCCTTTCCAATTCCTCTAACTCCGTGTTCAGTGAGTGTTTGTCCAGTTGCCATTCCAGCACCTGCTTTTGCAGCCCCTTGGAGGCAGCTTTGACTATCTCAGATGGTTGCCCCAAATCTGCAG ATGTGAATCCTAAATACCAGTGTGATCTGGTGTCTAAAAACGGGAATGATGTATATCGATATCCCAGTCCGCTTCATGCTGTGGCTGTGCAGAGCCCAATGTTTCTCCTTTGTCTGACGGGCAGCTCTCTGCGGGaagaggaggggctggggagcCACGCCAATGACATTTGCCTCGGATCTGAACTGAACGCTCCCAAAGCTGATAACTCCTTGCCATCTCCAAGCAGTTTGTGGTCGACTCCTCATCCTTCTGCATCCAGTAAAAAAATGGATGGCTACATTCTGAGCCTGGTCCAGAAAAAAACACACCCCGTAAGGACCAATAAACCTAGAACGAGTGTGAACGCTGACCCAACCAAGGGGCTTTTGAggaatggaagtgtgtgtgtcagggtcCCTGGTGTCGTCGTCCCACAAGGCAGTGGTGTGAACCTTAAGAATACGAAACAATCGTGTTCGCCCTCTGGGGGAATAGCCTCTTTGGAAACCGGGCCATTCTCCCCACCTAAGCAGAGGTCAAAAGACTCAAAGGCGGAGCCGTTGGAAAGCAAGAGGTTGGCTCTGCCGGAGGGCTGCTCGGCCAGCGCGGCCATGGAACCCCCAAGCAAGCATCTGCCCAAAACCTCCAAGGCAGCCTCTCAAGAGCTCGCAAGGTGTCCGGCGGGGCTGGGGGAGTCCCCGAAGGAAAGCGGCCAGGTCTCAGCTGTCTCTCCTAAAGCCAGTCCCGACAGAGGCCCCGTCGCCCCGGTAGAGAACAAAGCTCCGCAGCCCCAGAAGAAGATGCCGCAGAAGGGCGGCCTCCAGGCTCTGCCCGCGGTGGACCGGCCGCCCTTGGACTTCAAAAGCGAGGGCTCGTCTCAGAGCCTCGAAGAGGGGCCTCTGGTGAAGGCTCAGTTCATCCCAGGGCAGCAGGCGGGCGCCAGGCCTCACCGTGCACACAGGAACCCGGGCGTCGCGAGGAGCGCCACCCTGAAGGCCCGCGGCCCTGCGGTCCCGGAGCACGGTCTGCCCACCGTTCGGGAGAAAACGCGGGCGGCGGGCAAGAAGTGCCGCTTCCCCGACGACTCGGATACAAACAGGAAACTCAGGAAGGCCTCCTCCAAGGGCCGGCGCAGCGGGCCGCCCGATGCGGGCCTTCCCGGCAGAGCCCTGGGCGCTGGCGGCCATCGGGCGGGCGGCAGGGCGCACGCGCACGGACGGGAGCCGGTGGTGGCCAAACCGAAGCACAAGCGAACCGACTACCGCCGGTGGAAGTCGTCGGCCGAGGTCTCCTACGAGGAGGCCCTGCGGCGGGCGCGGCGGGCCCGCAGGGAGCACGGGGGCGCCTACCCGGTGGCCGTGGCGCTGCCCTACCCCAGCCCCTACGCCTACGTGGCCAGCGACTCCGAGTACTCGGCCGAGTGCGAGTCGCTCTTCCACTCGACCGTGGTGGACACCAGCGAGGACGAGCAGAGCAACTACACCACCAACTGCTTCGGCGACAGCGAGTCCAGCGTGAGCGAGGGCGAGTTCGTGGGCGAGAGCACCACCACCAGCGACTCCGAGGAGAGCGGGGGTTTAATCTGGTCCCAGTTCGTCCAGACTCTCCCACTTCAAACGGTCACCGCCCCGGACCTTCACACCTGTCCCACGAAAACCTTTGTCAAGATCAAGGCGTCGCACAACCTCAAGAAGAAGATCCTCCGCTTCCGGTCGGGCTCTTTGAAACTAATGACGACCGTTTGA
- the Dact1 gene encoding dapper homolog 1 isoform X1 has translation MKPDAAREPEPLIPGRGAEPEARWRERGEADMERQRTRERQEATLAGLAELGYLRQRQELLVRGALRCSGTSATVAPRSGELRGEAAQRSRLEEKFLEENILLLRRQLNCLRRRDAGLLNQLQELDKQISDLRLDVEKTSEEQLETDSRPSSGFYELSDGASGSLSNSSNSVFSECLSSCHSSTCFCSPLEAALTISDGCPKSADLIGWLECKGGHCEDQASGAICSSPSTTQFNSLDVIADVNPKYQCDLVSKNGNDVYRYPSPLHAVAVQSPMFLLCLTGSSLREEEGLGSHANDICLGSELNAPKADNSLPSPSSLWSTPHPSASSKKMDGYILSLVQKKTHPVRTNKPRTSVNADPTKGLLRNGSVCVRVPGVVVPQGSGVNLKNTKQSCSPSGGIASLETGPFSPPKQRSKDSKAEPLESKRLALPEGCSASAAMEPPSKHLPKTSKAASQELARCPAGLGESPKESGQVSAVSPKASPDRGPVAPVENKAPQPQKKMPQKGGLQALPAVDRPPLDFKSEGSSQSLEEGPLVKAQFIPGQQAGARPHRAHRNPGVARSATLKARGPAVPEHGLPTVREKTRAAGKKCRFPDDSDTNRKLRKASSKGRRSGPPDAGLPGRALGAGGHRAGGRAHAHGREPVVAKPKHKRTDYRRWKSSAEVSYEEALRRARRARREHGGAYPVAVALPYPSPYAYVASDSEYSAECESLFHSTVVDTSEDEQSNYTTNCFGDSESSVSEGEFVGESTTTSDSEESGGLIWSQFVQTLPLQTVTAPDLHTCPTKTFVKIKASHNLKKKILRFRSGSLKLMTTV, from the exons ATGAAGCCCGACGCTGCGCGCGAGCCGGAGCCGCTGATCCCCGGCCGGGGCGCCGAGCCCGAGGCGCGCTGGCGCGAGAGGGGCGAGGCGGACATGGAGCGACAGCGCACCCGCGAGCGCCAGGAGGCCACGCTGGCGGGGCTGGCGGAGCTGGGGTACCTGCGGCAACGCCAGGAGCTGCTGGTGCGCGGCGCGCTGCGCTGCTCCGGGACCTCGGCGACTGTCGCGCCGCGCTCCGGGGAGCTGCGAGGGGAAGCGGCGCAGCGCAGCCGTCTGGAGGAGAAGTTCCTGGAGGAGAACATCTTGCTGCTGCGGAGGCAGTTG AACTGCTTGAGGAGAAGAGATGCTGGTCTGCTGAATCAGCTGCAGGAACTTGACAAACAGATAAGTGACCTGAGACTGGATGTTGAAAAGACATCCGAAGAGCAGCTGGAGACGGACAGCCGGCCTAGCTCAG GGTTTTATGAGCTGAGTGATGGGGCTTCGGGATCCCTTTCCAATTCCTCTAACTCCGTGTTCAGTGAGTGTTTGTCCAGTTGCCATTCCAGCACCTGCTTTTGCAGCCCCTTGGAGGCAGCTTTGACTATCTCAGATGGTTGCCCCAAATCTGCAG ATCTCATAGGATGGTTGGAATGTAAAGGCGGCCACTGTGAAGACCAGGCCTCCGGGGCAATTTGCAGTTCCCCCTCCACAACACAATTTAATTCCCTTGATGTCATTGCAGATGTGAATCCTAAATACCAGTGTGATCTGGTGTCTAAAAACGGGAATGATGTATATCGATATCCCAGTCCGCTTCATGCTGTGGCTGTGCAGAGCCCAATGTTTCTCCTTTGTCTGACGGGCAGCTCTCTGCGGGaagaggaggggctggggagcCACGCCAATGACATTTGCCTCGGATCTGAACTGAACGCTCCCAAAGCTGATAACTCCTTGCCATCTCCAAGCAGTTTGTGGTCGACTCCTCATCCTTCTGCATCCAGTAAAAAAATGGATGGCTACATTCTGAGCCTGGTCCAGAAAAAAACACACCCCGTAAGGACCAATAAACCTAGAACGAGTGTGAACGCTGACCCAACCAAGGGGCTTTTGAggaatggaagtgtgtgtgtcagggtcCCTGGTGTCGTCGTCCCACAAGGCAGTGGTGTGAACCTTAAGAATACGAAACAATCGTGTTCGCCCTCTGGGGGAATAGCCTCTTTGGAAACCGGGCCATTCTCCCCACCTAAGCAGAGGTCAAAAGACTCAAAGGCGGAGCCGTTGGAAAGCAAGAGGTTGGCTCTGCCGGAGGGCTGCTCGGCCAGCGCGGCCATGGAACCCCCAAGCAAGCATCTGCCCAAAACCTCCAAGGCAGCCTCTCAAGAGCTCGCAAGGTGTCCGGCGGGGCTGGGGGAGTCCCCGAAGGAAAGCGGCCAGGTCTCAGCTGTCTCTCCTAAAGCCAGTCCCGACAGAGGCCCCGTCGCCCCGGTAGAGAACAAAGCTCCGCAGCCCCAGAAGAAGATGCCGCAGAAGGGCGGCCTCCAGGCTCTGCCCGCGGTGGACCGGCCGCCCTTGGACTTCAAAAGCGAGGGCTCGTCTCAGAGCCTCGAAGAGGGGCCTCTGGTGAAGGCTCAGTTCATCCCAGGGCAGCAGGCGGGCGCCAGGCCTCACCGTGCACACAGGAACCCGGGCGTCGCGAGGAGCGCCACCCTGAAGGCCCGCGGCCCTGCGGTCCCGGAGCACGGTCTGCCCACCGTTCGGGAGAAAACGCGGGCGGCGGGCAAGAAGTGCCGCTTCCCCGACGACTCGGATACAAACAGGAAACTCAGGAAGGCCTCCTCCAAGGGCCGGCGCAGCGGGCCGCCCGATGCGGGCCTTCCCGGCAGAGCCCTGGGCGCTGGCGGCCATCGGGCGGGCGGCAGGGCGCACGCGCACGGACGGGAGCCGGTGGTGGCCAAACCGAAGCACAAGCGAACCGACTACCGCCGGTGGAAGTCGTCGGCCGAGGTCTCCTACGAGGAGGCCCTGCGGCGGGCGCGGCGGGCCCGCAGGGAGCACGGGGGCGCCTACCCGGTGGCCGTGGCGCTGCCCTACCCCAGCCCCTACGCCTACGTGGCCAGCGACTCCGAGTACTCGGCCGAGTGCGAGTCGCTCTTCCACTCGACCGTGGTGGACACCAGCGAGGACGAGCAGAGCAACTACACCACCAACTGCTTCGGCGACAGCGAGTCCAGCGTGAGCGAGGGCGAGTTCGTGGGCGAGAGCACCACCACCAGCGACTCCGAGGAGAGCGGGGGTTTAATCTGGTCCCAGTTCGTCCAGACTCTCCCACTTCAAACGGTCACCGCCCCGGACCTTCACACCTGTCCCACGAAAACCTTTGTCAAGATCAAGGCGTCGCACAACCTCAAGAAGAAGATCCTCCGCTTCCGGTCGGGCTCTTTGAAACTAATGACGACCGTTTGA